From the Gemmatimonadota bacterium genome, one window contains:
- the rpsH gene encoding 30S ribosomal protein S8: protein MMTDPIADMLSRVRNASRAGHKRVDVPVSKVKTEIARILRDSHFIHDYKVLDDGRHGVLRLYLKYHEDRPVIRNIQRVSRPGRRQYAAVRELKPVRVGMGIAIVSTSRGVMTDKQARAENVGGEVMALVW from the coding sequence ATGATGACGGATCCCATCGCCGACATGCTCTCCCGGGTGCGCAACGCGTCTCGCGCGGGCCACAAGCGGGTGGACGTGCCGGTGTCCAAGGTGAAGACGGAGATCGCTCGCATCCTGCGAGACAGCCACTTCATTCACGACTACAAAGTGCTGGACGACGGGCGACACGGAGTTCTTCGGCTGTACTTGAAGTATCACGAAGATCGTCCGGTGATCCGCAACATCCAGCGCGTTTCGCGCCCCGGCCGCAGGCAATACGCGGCCGTGCGCGAGTTGAAGCCCGTCAGGGTCGGGATGGGCATCGCGATCGTGTCTACATCGCGCGGCGTGATGACCGACAAGCAGGCTCGCGCCGAGAACGTGGGCGGCGAAGTCATGGCGCTGGTCTGGTAG
- a CDS encoding type Z 30S ribosomal protein S14, producing MARKALVEKARRKPKYSARAYNRCNRCGRPRAFLRKFGLCRICFREQALAGEIPGVRKASW from the coding sequence ATGGCACGGAAGGCCTTGGTGGAAAAGGCTCGGCGCAAGCCGAAGTACTCGGCGCGGGCCTACAATCGATGTAACAGGTGCGGACGACCGCGTGCGTTCCTGCGCAAGTTCGGCCTGTGCCGGATCTGCTTCCGCGAGCAGGCCCTGGCCGGGGAGATCCCCGGAGTCCGGAAGGCGAGTTGGTAG
- the rplN gene encoding 50S ribosomal protein L14 yields the protein MIQQESMLRIADNSGAKKAKCIRVLGGSKRRYARVGDIIVVAVKDALPNGTVKKGEVARAVVVRTSKETRRRDGSYIRFDDNAAVIINDAGEPRATRIFGPVGRELRERRFMKIVSLAPEVI from the coding sequence ATGATTCAGCAGGAGTCGATGCTCCGCATCGCGGACAACTCGGGCGCCAAGAAGGCGAAGTGCATTCGCGTTCTGGGCGGCTCGAAGCGGCGCTACGCGCGCGTGGGCGACATCATCGTCGTCGCCGTCAAGGACGCGCTCCCGAACGGTACCGTGAAAAAGGGCGAGGTCGCTCGCGCGGTGGTGGTGCGAACGTCCAAGGAGACGCGGCGTCGTGATGGCAGCTACATCCGCTTCGACGACAACGCCGCCGTGATCATCAACGACGCGGGCGAGCCCCGCGCGACGCGGATCTTCGGCCCGGTGGGCCGCGAGCTGCGTGAGCGGCGCTTCATGAAGATCGTTTCGCTCGCGCCCGAAGTGATCTGA
- the rplE gene encoding 50S ribosomal protein L5: MKPRLKQHYENRVRQRLTEQFGFANQLQIPAVEKIVLNVGLGEAPKNPKLLDSVVDEMQTITGQRPVITRARKSISNFGLREGMPVGVKVTLRRERMYEFLDRLINVVIPRVRDFRGLNTRAFDGRGNYSVGVREQMIFPEIDYDDVVEVHGMDIVIVTTTNKDDEALALLREMGFPFRGETPVVVSGEVIPGPTED; this comes from the coding sequence ATGAAGCCCAGACTGAAGCAGCACTACGAAAACAGGGTCCGTCAGCGACTGACGGAGCAGTTCGGCTTTGCGAACCAGCTGCAGATACCGGCTGTCGAGAAGATCGTTCTGAACGTCGGCCTGGGAGAGGCGCCCAAGAACCCGAAGCTGCTGGACAGCGTGGTCGATGAGATGCAGACCATTACCGGCCAGCGTCCGGTGATCACGCGCGCCCGCAAGTCGATTTCAAACTTCGGATTGCGCGAAGGGATGCCCGTCGGCGTAAAGGTGACGCTGCGCCGGGAACGGATGTACGAGTTCCTGGATCGCCTCATCAACGTCGTGATTCCGCGCGTGCGTGATTTCCGGGGACTGAACACCCGAGCCTTCGACGGGCGCGGCAACTACTCTGTCGGCGTTCGGGAGCAGATGATCTTTCCCGAGATCGACTACGACGACGTGGTCGAAGTGCACGGCATGGACATCGTGATCGTGACGACCACCAACAAGGACGACGAGGCCCTGGCGCTGCTGCGCGAGATGGGCTTCCCGTTCCGGGGAGAGACGCCGGTGGTAGTGTCCGGCGAGGTCATCCCCGGCCCCACGGAGGACTAG
- the rplX gene encoding 50S ribosomal protein L24: protein MHVRRGDRVRVIRGNFRGLEGTILRVLPKENRVVVEGVNQRVRHQRPSPSNEEGGRITFEAPIHASNVMLIDPSTNEPTRVRKSGAGKEKERISVRSGNPIPKPS, encoded by the coding sequence GTGCACGTGCGGCGCGGTGATCGCGTACGCGTGATACGGGGCAACTTCCGTGGCCTCGAGGGCACGATCCTGCGGGTGCTCCCCAAGGAGAATCGCGTAGTGGTAGAGGGCGTGAATCAGAGGGTGCGGCACCAGCGGCCGTCGCCGTCGAACGAGGAGGGCGGACGGATCACCTTCGAGGCGCCCATTCACGCCTCCAACGTGATGCTGATCGACCCGTCCACGAACGAACCCACCCGCGTCCGCAAGAGCGGTGCGGGGAAGGAAAAAGAGCGAATCTCGGTTCGCAGCGGCAACCCGATTCCGAAGCCGAGCTAG
- the rpsQ gene encoding 30S ribosomal protein S17, whose product MESTERGRRKVRQGTVVSDRMDKTVIVAVERRTAHPLYGKMITRTKKYHAHDEANDVRAGDVVRIEETRPLSRTKRWRVVEVIERAR is encoded by the coding sequence ATGGAGTCGACCGAACGCGGCCGGCGCAAGGTGCGTCAGGGCACCGTGGTGAGCGACCGGATGGACAAGACGGTCATCGTCGCGGTGGAGAGGCGCACGGCGCACCCGCTTTATGGCAAGATGATCACGCGAACCAAGAAGTACCACGCGCACGATGAGGCCAACGACGTGCGCGCGGGCGATGTGGTGCGGATCGAAGAAACCCGCCCGCTTTCGCGCACCAAGCGCTGGCGGGTCGTCGAAGTGATCGAGCGCGCGAGATAG
- the rpmC gene encoding 50S ribosomal protein L29 — protein MNAAEVRELTDEEIVGRIEELREELFRLRFRSASQEIENPAQFRALRRDVSRLKTILRERELANG, from the coding sequence ATGAACGCCGCCGAGGTCCGGGAATTGACCGACGAGGAAATCGTCGGGCGGATCGAGGAGCTGCGTGAGGAACTGTTCCGGCTGCGCTTTCGCTCCGCATCGCAGGAAATAGAGAACCCGGCGCAGTTCCGGGCCTTGCGACGCGACGTGTCCCGTCTGAAGACCATCCTGCGCGAGCGAGAGCTCGCCAATGGCTGA